In Thermoleophilum album, the sequence GCCGGCTGATCTCGTCGATGCGAACAAGGGTCGAGTCGAGGCTCATCCCTACAGGTAGTCGGAGTTCTCGCCAGAAAGTTGAGCGGCCTCGGCTCGCTCAGCCCGCTGGTGCGAGGCGGACCGACCACGACCGTCCGCCGTCGACGGAGCGGACGATCGTCCCGTCGTGCAGGGCGGCGAAGAGTTCCCCGCCGGCCGCCTCGAAGGCCGCCGGCTCCCCTGGTATCTCGCCGACCCGCTGCCAGTGTGCGCCGCGATCGCGGCTTACCGCTACCGAACCGTCGGATGCCGCCCGGAAAAGCCTGTCGGCCGCCGGCCAGGCAAGCAACCCGGCGTCGCTGTCGATCCGCTGCCAGGAGCGGCCCTCATCGCCTGTTGCGTATAGCGCGTTCGCGCCACTGGCAATCGCTTTGGCCGGGTCGTCGGGGTCGAGAGCGAGCGAGGCGAGCGGCTGCGGCGTCCGTCGTTCACTCCACGTCCTTCCGCCATCCCGGCTGACCAGCAGCTGTTCCCGCCGCGTGCGGAAGTCCGACCCGAAACCCCAGACGCGATCGTCGAAGGCCTCGAGGACGTGGAAGTCCTTCTCGCCGAGTAGGGAGACGGGCTGCCAGGTCCCGCCGGCGTCGGTGGAGGCGATCAGGCCGAGGAATGGCGGCAGGTCCTCGCGGCCGTCCGGGTGGCCGGAGGCGAGGAAGCGGTCGGGTCCGACGACCGTGAAGCCCATCGTGTCCTGCCAGCGATCGCCGACGCGAGTGGCGCGCTCGGCTCCGTCGGGGAGCCGGAACAGCCCGGTGTGTGCCGCGATGTAGAGCGCATCGTCGCTCGGATTCACGCCGAGTCCGTGGACGTGAACCGGGCCAGGATCGCCGACCCTTGTAGACGCAGCCTCGGGGTCCGCATCGTCGCCGCCACACGCTCCGACCCACGCAGCGGTCAGGGCGAGGCACAACATGGCGGTGAGCCGACGAGCCATGTCGGCGATGTTAGCCGCGACTCGAGCGCCCCACACAACTTGTAGGACTCCGTCAGGCGACAGGGGCTACGGATCGGCGAAGCGCATACGCGACGACCGCGCCGATGCCGATCGACCAGACGACGCTCAGCGCGAGGGGGCCGGTCGCCTCGAACCCTGCCGCCAACGCACCGTCGACCATGACCCGCGACGGCGCATACCCTGGCAGCAGCGTCGCCCACCATTCCGGACTGCCGTCGCCGAACATCGGGTTCTGGGCGATGCCGAGGTCGGTCAACGGGAAGAAGAGCATCAAGTAGGTCGCTGCGACCTTGTCGAGGATCGCGCCGCTCAACGCGCCGAGCCCCGCGTAGATCAGGCCGATCAGGAGCGTCGCGGCGCCGAACGGCAGCCACGACTCGGGCTCGAACGCCATCGCGGTGACGCCGAGCGAGACGCCGACGACCAGCGCGGTGGTCGCTGCGAGCACGCTGAGGCGGGCGACGATCGTCTCACCCGGCCGGTACCCGGCGATCACGAGGCGGCGGTCCCCTTGGAGCGCTGCATGCATGACGAACACCCCGCAGAGCGCAGCGACGAAGGCGATCGCCTGGCCTGCCATGACCGCGCCGTGGATGTCCTTCATCGTCGTGACGAACGAGAGATCGCCGGGGAGGCCGATGCGGCGGGGAGTCTCCTCGGTCGTGGCGATGCTTCGGAGGACCGCATAGGCGGGGACGACGACGAGCAGGATCAGCAGCAACGGCCGGCGGCCCTCGTCGCGAAACGCCATTCCGGTAGCTGCTCGGACGCGCCCGGTCATCTCAGACGCGCGAGCGGGCCGACAACCAGAACGCCGTCACGGCCACCACCAGAGCCCCGAAGCTGATCGCACCTACGGCGAGCCACGCGTCTCCCGGCGAGCCGCGGCCCCCGCCCGCAGCGATCAGGAGGTCCGCTGCCTCGCGGGTGGGCGTGAGCAGGAATGAACTCCTGTCGCTCGTCATCGCCGGGCCCGAGAAGACGTCAACCACGAAGACCAGCACGACGAGCAGCGACCCCTCGAGCGGCCCGGAGACGAGCGCGCCGACGAGCGCGCCGACGCCGATGTAGATAGCCGCGAACGCGAAGACGGCGACAGCGGCGTGCGCCGGATGCTCGATCCCGCTCTCGAGCCAGAGCGTCCCGAGCGCGACCGCGCTCACGGTGACGCCGAGCGTCAGCGAGGCGGCGAGCCTCGCCGCCGCGACGCGCCACGGACCCAGGCCGGCCAATGCCAGCCGACGATCGGCGCCACGGGAAGAGGCCAACTCGAAGAACGCGAGGCTGCCGGACAAGAACGCAGCAGCCCATCCCGCGCTGATGGCTGTCGCCGCACGCTCGGCGAGCGTGCCGCCGAGCGCGCGCGCGAAGTCCCCGAGGACGCTCGCGAAGATCAGCACGAACAGCGCCGGAATCGCGACGAGGAGCGTGAGCGTGAGCGGTGCCCGGAGGTGCTCCCGCGCGAAGGCGGAACCGACCGCGGTGAACGCGCTCACTCGACCGTCCTCCCGTCGACCAGCGTGTAGACGCGATCGAGCCGCTCCCGCTCGGCCAGGAAGTGCGAGACGATCAGGATGCCCATGCCCACATCACGGCGCTGTTCGGCGATGTCCCAGAACCGTAGGTACGTCTCCCAGTCGAAGCCGGCATACGGTTCGTCCAGCAGGAGCAGGTCTGGCTCGTGCATCAATGCGAGCGCCAGGTTGAGCTTCTGGCGCGTGCCGCCGGAGAGCTCCTCGACGCGGTATCCGCGGTAGCGTCCGAACCGCAGATCCTCGAGCAGTGGCACTACGGCGCGCTCGCGGTCCTCCAGGCCCAGGCCGTAGGCGTGGGCAAACAGCGCGAAGTGCTCGTCGACCGTGAGCTTGTCCCAGAGCATCGGCAGCTGCGGGCAGTACCCGAGCCGCCCAGGCCGCTCAACGGTCCCGCCGTCGCGGCGGAGCAGGCCGACGATGATCTGGAGCAGCGTGCTCTTGCCGGAGCCGTTCTCGCCGACCAGCCCGACGAGCTCGCCCGAGCGCACGTCGAAGCTGGCGCCTTTGAGCACCTCGGTCGTGCGCCGGAAGGGCCGGATCCCGCGCCGGAACGACTTCGTCACGTCGCGTACACGCAATACCGTGCCAGGCGGCCGCTCCTCCATCGCCTCAGCGTAAGCAAGCCACTCCACCGTGCGGTCGAGAGCCAGCCCGTTCGCTACGCGGGGGAGATACGGATGAACGACGCACGACGCGATCCTACGATGTGTCGGAATGGAGGCTACGATGTGTCGGAATGGAGGCGACGAACTACACCCGTCCGTTGCCCAGCCTGCGCATTGCGGGGCGCCGTGTCTGGGTTGCGGTGTCGGCAGCGGCGGCCGCGGTGCTCGGGGCACTCCCACACCTCCTCCACCACGTCGGCCCGCTCGCCGGTGCTGCGCTGTTCGCGGGGGCCGGTGGGACGTTCCTGTTCGGGGCGCTCGGCTTCCTGGCGGCGATCCCGTTCCTCCTGCGCCTGCGCCGCCATTGCGGCGGGTGGAAGGTGCCAGGGCTCGCGCTCGCAGCGATGGTCGTCACCTTCGCGGTGTCGACGCTCGTCATCGGTCCGGCGCTCGCGGGCGATGACGCCGACGAGCGGCCCCCCGCTTCAGCGCCATCCGAGCCGGCGGAACCGACCGGGCACGAGGCGCATCACTAGGACGAGCCGCCGACGAATGAGCGAAGGGAGTTGAGACTGATGCAGACAGGTGAACTCGGCGGCGCTGTTGCGATGGTGATCGCCGACTGGGACGGCCACCACGGTTGGGACGACGGATGTTGGATCGTGATGGGAATCGGCATGATCGTCTTCTGGGCGCTCGTGATCCTCGGCATCGTCTGGGCCGTTCGGACGCTGTCCAGCGGACAGGGCAGCGCAGCATCGAACCGGCCGGAGCCGACGGCGATCGAGGTGCTCGAGCGGCGACTCGCCGAGGGCGAGATCTCGGTCGAGGAGTACGAACAGCGCCGGGACGTGCTCACGCGTGATGCCTCTAAAGCCTCCTAGCGAGACTGCCGACACTCAAGTGCGATCCGCGCACGCGATCGACACTCGCTTGCGCTGCCGTCTCGCGCGCATCGAGGGTCAGTGCATGGAATTGCGCGGATGGTCGACGACGGCCGTCCGACCCGGGATGTCGTCACGCAGATCCGCGCCGTGGGCGCCGCGCTCGACGCCGTCGGCTTGAGCCTGGTCGAACGAGACGCTCGTCAGCGCTTCGAGGACTCGGCGACGAGCCCCGAGGCGGTCGATGCGCTCGTCGCCGACCTCGCGCATCTCATGGGGCGATAGACCGACGCTTCGATGCTCGACGACGAGCTCTTATGTGCCGGATGGAAGGGCGTCGACCCCGAGCGGCTTGCGAGGATCGTGTCCGAGCTCGAGCGCGGCTTCGCGGCGTTGGCGGGTGTCGAGCGCGGGGTGTCGATCTTCGGGTCCGCGCGGACGCCGGCCGACCACCCCACCTACGTGCTCGCTCGCGAGACCGCGGCGTGCCTGGGGCGTGCCGGCTTCGCCGTCATCACGGGCGGTGGCCCGGGGATCATGGAAGCCGCGAACCGCGGCGCCCGGGATACCGGCGCGCTTTCCATCGGGCTGAACATCGACTTGCCGTACGAGCAACGCCTGAACGACTACGTCGATCTCGGACTCAACTTCCGCTATTTCTTCGTCCGCAAGCTGCTGTTCGTCCGCTATGCGCAGGCATTCGTCATCTTCCCCGGCGGCTTCGGGACGCTCGACGAGATGTTCGAGGCCCTCACGCTCATGCAGACGGGACGGATCCGCCACTTCCCCTTGATCCTGGTGGGTTCCGGTCGCTGGGCCGCCTTGCTCGACTGGATCCGGGGCGATCTCGTGACCAACGGCCTGATCGGCGCGCTCGACCCCGACCTCATCCAGGTCACCGAGGACCCGCGCGAGGTGTGCTCGATCGTCGAGGCGGCATGCCGCCGTCAGCAGCAGCGCTATGGCGGGAACGGGATTGCCGACGAACTCTGAACTGTCACGAGGCTCGCAAGGCCTCCACCGGTTGCGCAAGGCGCTGTTCGGCGACTGGCATCCGCTGTTGCGCGATCCGCTCGACCTGTTGCGGCTGTCGTTCGCCGGTGCGGCCGTGGCCTTCGGCCTGGCCGGCAGCTTCGAGTACTCGGTGCGCCTGACCGGGACCTTCCTGCTCGTCCTTGCGGCGCAACGCCTGCGGCTGCCCCGCCTGTTCGACCTGCTCTTCATCGTGGGGATGTGGCTACAGGCATGGGGAAATGCCCTGCGGCTCTTCGAGAACATCGACTGGTGGGACAACCTCGTGCACCTCTTCGTCCCGTTCTCGAGCGTTCCCGTCCTCTACGTCCTGCTCGTGCGCCTGGGGCTGGTTCACCATGAGATCACCGACGAGGGCCACCCGGCGCGCCATCACGTCGGCCTGGCGATCTTCGCCGTCGCCATCGGACTCTCGATCGGCGCGATCTACGAGGTCTACGAGTACGTGGCCAGTCGCTGGCTGAACGCGCCGATCGAGATCGGCTACTCGGACACGATCTTCGACCTCGTCCTCGACACGCTCGGTGCGCTCGCAGGCGGGATCCTGCTCATGCTGTGGGCCGCTGGGCGCCGCGGCACCGAACGTGAGCAGCTTGCCTAGCGCCGTTCAGGATCGTCTGGCAGAGTCCGACGTGTTGTAGGATCGACAGTACGGCTAGCGGGTGTCTGCCGGTTTCGCGGCTAGCGGGTGTCTGCCGGTTTCGCCAGGCAGCCGCGTGGAACGCGACGACAGGAGCCTCGTCATGGAGCCGAAGGAACACGCAACCGCGGTGCTCGATGTCCGCCCGATGCTGCGGGGATCCGAGAAGGTCACCGTCGAGGCGGTCTTGGGGCGCGTGGACGGCGTGGAAACGGTCGAGGCAAATCCGGTGGCCCAGACGGCCAGCGTGACCTACGATCCACACCGCGTTTCGCTCGCGGACCTGCGCCGGGTCGTCGAGGAGTGTGGCTATCACTGCGCGGGCCAGTCGGTGCCGTCGCACATCTGTGATCCCGAGGCGGAACCCGACCCGATCCAGGGGGACGGAGCGGTGGTGACGACGCCCACTGAGGAGCGGGCCAAGCCCGAGGCGCACGCCGGCCATCGTGGCCACGGCGAGGCGGCGACACTGCGCTCGCCGGACGAGGTGATGGGTCACGGCGGTCATGGCGCGATGTCGATGGAGGAGATGGTCGCCGACATGCGCAACCGCTTCCTCGTCGCGGCGCTGCTGGCAATCCCGATCGTGGTCTGGTCGCCGATCGGGCATGACGTCTTCGGCATCGATATCGGCGTGCCCTTCGGGCTGCGTGAAGACGTCTGGGCGCTGCTGCTGAGTCTCCCGGTGATCTTCTACTCGTGCTCGATCTTCTTCTCGGGCGCTGTGCGTGCGCTCAAGGCGCGCACGCTCGACATGATGGTCCTGGTCGCGGTGGCGGTCGGCGCCGGGTGGCTGTACTCGCTCGTTGTCACGCTGACCGGCGGCGGCGAGGTGTTCTACGAGGCGGCGGTCGTACTCGCCGCGTTCGTCCTGCTGGGCCATTGGTTCGAGATGCGCGCCCGCGGCGGAGCCAACGACGCGGTGCGGACATTGCTCGACCTCGCTCCGCCGAAGGCGCTGGTGATCCGCGACGGCGCGACCGTCGAGGTGCCGACGTCCGAGGTCGTCGCCGGCGACCTGCTGCTCGTCCGGCCTGGGTCGAAGATCGCCGTGGATGGCGTAGTCGAGGACGGCGAGAGCGAAGTCGACGAGTCGATGGTGACCGGCGAGAGCCTGCCGGTCCACAAGGCGCCGGGCGACGAGGTCATCGGAGGGACGATCAACGAGAACGGGACGTTGCAGGTCCGTGCGACGAAGATCGGCGCGGACACCGCGCTGGCGCAGATCGTCAAGCTCGTCCAGGAGGCCCAGAACTCCAAGGCGCCGGGACAGAAGCTGGCGGATCGGGCGGCGTTCTGGCTCGTCTTCGTCGCGCTCCTTGGCGGGGCGGCCACGTTCGCCGCCTGGATGCTTTTCAGCGACCGCCCGGCGGCCGACGCCGTGCTGTTCGCGATCACCGTCGTCGTGATCACCTGCCCTGACGCGCTTGGGCTGGCGACGCCGACGGCGATCATGATCGGCACCGGCCTCGGCGCCAAGCGCGGGATACTGTTCAAGAACGCGATCGCGCTCGAGACGTCCGCGCACATCGACACGGTGGTGATGGACAAGACCGGGACGCTGACCAAGGGCGAGCCGGAGGTCACCGACATCGTCGCCGACGGCTTGGACGAGCGTGAGCTGCTGCGATTGGTGGCCGCCGTGGAGCGCTTGTCCGAGCATCCGCTGGCTGACGCGATCGTGCGCCGATCCGACGAGGCCGGTGTGCCCGAGGTCCCGGCGTCGGACTTCCAGAACGTCCCCGGGCACGGCGCGATCGCGACCGTCGACGGACACCGCGTCGCGGTCGGCAACCGGCGGTTGATGACCGACCAAGGCGTCGATCTCGGCGAGCTCGGGGCGCGGCGTGATGAGTTCGCGGCCGGAGGCCGGACGGCGGTGATGGTCGCCGTCGACGGGCGAGCGGCGGGCGTCATCGCGCTAGCCGACGCCGCGCGGCCGACCTCGGTGCAGGCAGTAGCCGCGCTGCACGATGCCGGCGTGGAGGTCGTCATGCTCAGCGGCGACAACCAGGCGACGGCGGAGCGGATCGCCAGCCAGCTGGGGATCGACACGGTCATCGCGGAGGTTCTGCCCGGCGACAAGGCCGCCAAGATCGCCGAGCTCCAGCAGGCGGGACGCAAGGTGGCGATGGTCGGCGACGGCGTCAACGACGCCCCGGCGCTCGCCCAGGCAGATCTGGGCATCGCGATCGGTGCCGGGACGGACGTCGCGATCGAGACGGCCGATGTCGTGCTCATGCGCTCCGATCCGCTGGACGTCGCCACGGCGATGGCGATCGGCCGGGGGACGCTGCGCAAGGAGCGGCAGAACCTCGCGTGGGCGGTCGGCTACAACACGATCGCGCTGCCGATCGCGGCCGGCGTCTTCGAGCCTTCACTCGGACTCGTGCTGCGGCCGGAGATCGCGGCGCTCTCGATGTCGGGCTCGAGCCTGATCGTCGCCGTCAACGCCCTCCTGCTCAAGCGCCTACGCGTCCCGTCGCCCCAGCCCGGAGACGAGGAACCGCCTGCCGCCGAGCCGCCACGTCCCGTGCGCGAGCAGGTCGAGCCGGCCACATGACCGGATGCCGTTCGCAGCGCGAGCGGCGGCGGTCCTCAGGCGCGGCCGGCGGGTCGTACCACGAGACGGCCGTAGAGCACGCCCCGCTGGCAGCTCATCGGGTAGCTGCCCGAGCGGCCGTAGCTCGACGCCGACATCCTCGAACGTAGAGCGGTTCTGAAGGTTCGGCGAAGGCCCTTCGCCGATCTCGTGAAAGCACAGCTGCGCGACGGCGTCGCGGAGCCGGCGGCATCTCAGGAAAGCGAGGTCGGCCGGCGGCGCTCCGGCGCGCGGCCGGGGGGCTGGCGCAGCGTCGGTGCGGGCTTGGCGGGTGCAATCCGCGCGGCCGCCGGTTGCCCCGGCCGCACCTGAAGCACGTCGCCCCAGTGGGTGACCTCGATGGCGTCGCCGCTCTCGATCGCATAGGGCGCGTCGCTCGGCGTGATCTCGACACGCAATCGTCGCCCGCGATACGTCAACGGGAAGGCCAGCCGTGGGATGCCGTCGGGCAGGCGCGGCGCGAACGACAGGCGGTCGGCATCCTCGCGCAGCCCGGCGAGGCCGTTGATCACAGCGGCCCAACCCCCGGCGAGTGCGGCGAGGTGGAGGCCGTCGGCGGTGTTGCGGGCGGTGTCGTGATGGTCGAGGAGGATCGCCTCCGCGAGATAGTCATAGGCGAGCTGCACATCGCCGACCTCGGCGGCCATGACCGCCTGCGTGCCGGCCGCCAGGGAGGAGTCGCGGACGGTCAGCGCCTCGTAGTAGGCGAAGTTGCGACGCTTCTGCTCGTCGGTGAACGCGTCGCCGCGGACCGTCATCGCCAGCACGAGATCGGGCTGCTTGATCACCTGCCGGCGGTAGAGCTCGAAGTACGGGACATGCAACAGCAGCGGGCACTGCTCGGGCGCGACCGCCGCGAAGTCGAACGGGGCGTGGCGCGTGAAGTCCTCGTCTTGGAGATGGATGTTGAGCTCGGGGTCGTACGGGATCGTCATCGCATCGGCGGCGCGGCGCCACGCGACGACCTCTCCGGGCTCCACTCCGAGTGCCTCCGAGCCGAGCCGGTCGACGAGCGCGGCGGCCGCTCGGAGGTTGGCCTGCGCCATGAGGTTGGTGTAGAGGTTGTTGTCGACGAGCGTCGAGTATTCGTCGGGTCCGGTGACGCCGTCGATCGAGAACCGCCCGCCGCGACGGTCGTCGTGGTATCCCAGGCTGGCCCACATCCGTGCGATCTCGACGAGCAGTGGCGCGGCGACCTCGCGCTCGAAGCGCTCGTCGCCGCTCACCGCGGCGTGCCGCGCTGCGGCATGCGCGATCGCCGCGTTGACGTGAAATGCGGCGGTGCCCGCCGGGAGATAGCCGGAGCATTCCTCGCCGCCGATCGTCCGCCACGCGAACGCGGCGCCGCGCAATCCGAGCCGGCGCGCCTTCGCCTTTGCCTTCGGAAGCGTCGAGGCCCGCCAGCGCAGCGCGTTCTCGGCGTGGTCTGGAGCGCAATAGCTCAGCGCCGGCAGCACGAACATCTCGGTGTCCCAGAACGTGTGTCCGCTGTAACCGGGCCCCGTCAAGCCCTTCGCGGGTATCGCGTGGCCTTCGGCGCACGCCGCGTTCTGGTGGAGTTGGAAGAGCGCGTACCGCAACGCGTGCTGGACCTCGGCGTCGCCCTCGAGCTCGATATCGGCGTGGGCCCAGACATCGTCGAGCGCAGCGTGCTGCATCGCAGCGAGCCGCTCGAATCCGAGCGCGCGACCGACATCGAGGCTCCGCCGCACGGTGGCGAGCAGCGTCCCGGGCTCGGCATCGGGCGCCCCGTGATAGGCGAGCAGCTTCGCGAGCCGGATCGGGCGCCGCGCCTCCGCGGTGCCCGTCAAGGTCCACCGCGCCAGCGAGCCGTCCGCTTCGATCGTCTCGGCGAACCCGTCACCCGCGATCAACTCGTGGTCCATGCCGGCCGCGACGACGTGACCGCTGCGTCGTGTCTGATGGGCGAGGAGCGCCCGCCGGCGCTCGTGCTCGCTGCAGCGGGCGACGAGCGTGTCGGCCGGCAGGACGGCGCCCTCGCGGGGGTCGTCGGTTGCCCGCCTCGCGAGAGCCCGCACGGCGAGATCCGACGCGACGGTTAGCCGCAGCGGGCGTCCGATCGCCTCGGCCTCGTAGGCGATCCCCGCGATCTCGGGCCGCGCGAGAGAGACCAGCCGCCTGCTGCGAACGGCGATCTCGTGGCCGCCCGGCGAGCGCCAGCGCAGCGTGCGCACCAGCATGCCCGCCCGCAGGTCGAGCACGCGCTCGTGCTCGAGAAGCGTGCCTGTCCGCAGATCCAGCGGCTCGCCCTCGACGAACAGTGCGATGCGCGTGCCGTCAGTGACGTTGACGAGGACCTGATCGATCTCAGGGTCGCCGGCGCCGCGCTCGGCGTAGGGGATCGGCCGCGTCTCGAAGAATCCGGCGAGGTAGGTACCCGGGAGCGCAGCAGGCGCACCTTCGTCGAGCGTGCCCCTGATGCCGAGATGGCCGTTGCTCAGCGACAGCATCGTCTCGCTGTGCGCGGCGTCGTCCGGCGGCCAGCCGGTTTCGCGGTGGACCCACGGCTCGAGCTGCGGCCTCATCTCTCGCTGAGGAGCTCGGCGAGATCGTCGACGACGATGTCGGCGCCTGTAGCGCGCAACTCCGCGCCGCGGCCCACGCGGTCGACGCCGACGACGAGCCCGAAGGCGCCAGCACGACCGGCGGCGACGCCGGCCAGCGCATCCTCGAAGACGGCCGCGTCCGCCGGCTCGACCCCAAGTCGGCGTGCGGCCTCGAGGAAGACGTCAGGGGCGGGCTTGCCGGCGAGTCCGAGCGTGTGCGCGACTGTGCTGTCCACGGTGGCAGCGAACATGTGTGCCAGTCCGGCAGCGTCAACCACGGCGGTCGCATTCTCGCTCGACGTCACGAGCGCGCATGCCAGCCCGGCGTCTCGCGCGGCGGCCAGGAACCGCACGGAGCCCTCGTAGGCCTTCACGCCGTCGCTTGCGATCAGCGCGCGTACCAGCTCGTTCTTACGCCTGGCCAGGCCGTGGACGGTCTCTGCTGATGCGGCGTCCTCGGGGGTTCCCTCCGGAAGCGTGATCCCGCGTGCGTCAAGAAAGGCACGGACCCCGTCGACGCGCGGCCGGCCGTCGACGTATTCGCCGTAGTCGCGATCCGCGTCGAAAGGTCGCGCCAACTCGCCTGCACCGCGCCGGCGCAGGAACGCGTCGAAGGTCTGCTTCCAGGCCGCTGCATGCACCTCCGCTGTGCGCGTCAGTACTCCGTCGAGGTCGAACAAGCACGCGGTGATGCGCGCGGGGAGCCGCAAGTGTGCGCTCACGGCGCTCCTATCCGGGGAGGCCGCGGACGGGCTCGGGCTCGGGCGCGGCTCGGTCCTCGGCCGGCCAGGTCCAGTCTCGCACGTCTGGCATGTCGTCACCCACATCCCGGGTGTATGCCCGGTGGCGGAGACGCTCGTCGGCCATCTGCTGGCGCACGTGCGCCGCACGTGCGCCGAGGCCGGGGACGCGGTCGATCACGTCGATGACGAGGTGGAAGCGATCCATGTCGTTGAGCATCACCATGTCGAATGGCGTCGTCGTGGTGCCCTCCTCCTTGTAACCGCGCACGTGGAGGTTGGGGTGGTTGGTGCGCCGGTACGTCAGGCGGTGGATCAGCCAGGGGTAGCCGTGGTAGGCGAAGATCACCGGCCGGTCGGCCGTGAAGAGCGCGTCGAACTCGGCGTCGGGGAGGCCGTGCGGGTGCTCGCGTGCGTCTTGGAGGCGCATCAGGTCGACGACGTTGACGACGCGGACCTTGACGTCGGGCAGGACGTCACGCAGGATCGCGGCCGCCGAGACGGTCTCGAGGGTCGGGATGTCGCCCGCGCACGCGAGCACGACGTCAGGCGCCTGTCCGCCGTCGTTGCTTGCCCACTCCCACGTGCCGATCCCACGGGTGCAGTGCGCGATCGCTTCGTCCATCGTCAGGTAGTTGAGCGACGGCTGTTTGCCCGCGACGATCACGTTGACGTAGTTCCGGCTGCGCAGGCAGTGGTCGGCGACAGAGAGCAGGCAGTTCGCGTCGGGCGGGAGGTAGACCCGGATGATCTCGGCCTTCTTGTTGACGACGTGGTCGATGAAGCCCGGGTCCTGGTGCGAGAAGCCGTTGTGGTCCTGGCGCCAGACGTGAGACGTGAGCAGGTAGTTCAGCGAGGCGATCGGGCGACGCCAGGGGATCTCGCGTGTCACCTTCAGCCACTTCGCGTGCTGGTTGAACATCGCGTCGACGATGTGGATGAACGCCTCGTAGCAGTTGAAGATGCCGTGGCGCCCGGTGAGCAGATACCCCTCCAGCCAGCCTTCACAAAGGTGCTCCGACAGCACCTCGACGACACGCCCGGACGGCGCGAGATGGTCGTCGGTCACAAGGCGCGGAGCATTCCACTGGCGGTCGGTGGTCTCGAAAACCGCTCCGAGGCGGTTCGAGACGGTCTCGTCGGGGCCGAAGATCCGGAACCGGTCGTCGTTGCTCGCTACCACATCGCGGAGGAAGCCGCCGAGCACGCGGGTGGCCTCACTTGACGTCGTCGCCGGCGCTTTGAGGTCGACCGCGTAGTCGCGGAAGTCGGGCCGGTCGAGATCCCGCAACAGCAGCCCGCCGTTGGCGTGCGGGTTGGCGCCCATCCGCCGGTCGCCCTCGGGCGCCAGCGCGGTGATCTCAGGTCGCACGGCGCCGCTCTCGTCGAACAACTCCTCAGGCTTGTACGAGCGGAGCCAATCCTCGAGCTGGGCGAGGTGCTCCGGTCGCTTGGCGAGGTCGGCGAGCGGTACCTGGTGCGAGCGGAACGAGCCCTCGGCCGGCCGTCCGTCGACCTCCTTCGGACCTGTCCAGCCCTTCGGCGTGACGAGGACGATCATCGGCCACCGGACTCGCGCGGCTTCGTGCCCCGCGCGGGCTTCAGCTTGGATACGCCGGATTTCGCACACCGCCTCGTCGAGCGCGGTGGCCATCGTCTGGTGGACGTCGGACGGTTCCGAGCCCTCCACGAACCACGGCCGGTGTCCGAAGCCCTCGAGCAGGGCTCGTAGTTCGTCGCGAGGGATGCGTGCGAGGACGGTGGGGTTGGCGATCTTGTAGCCGTTCAGATGCAGCACCGGCAGGACGGCACCGTCACGGGCGGGGTCGACGAACTTGTTGGCCTGCCAGCCGGCGGCGAGCGGCCCGGTCTCGGCCTCGCCATCGCCGACGACGCAGCACACCAGCAGGTCGGGGTTGTCGAACGCCGCGCCGTAGGCGTGGATCAGCGAGTAGCCGAGCTCGCCGCCCTCGTTGATCGAGCCGGGGGTCTCGGGTGCGACATGGCTGGGGATGCCGCCGGGGAACGAGAACTGGCGGAACAGGTGGCGTAGCCCCTCCTCGTCGTGGCTGATGTGGGGATAGACCTCGCTGTAGGTGCCTTCCAGGTAGGTACTCGCCACGAGCGCCGGCCCCCCATGTCCCGGCCCGGTGACATAGATCGCGTCCAGGTCGTGACGCTTGATCGCCCGGTTCAGGTGTGCGTAGACGAAGTTGAGCCCGGGCGTGGTGCCCCAGTGGCCGAGCAGCCGTGGCTTGATGTGCTCGATGCGCAGCGGCTCGCGGAGGAGCGGGTTGTCGAGCAGGTAGATCTGCC encodes:
- a CDS encoding phosphoketolase family protein, which gives rise to MNEFEPSSPSAALTDEELRRVDGWWRAANYLSVGQIYLLDNPLLREPLRIEHIKPRLLGHWGTTPGLNFVYAHLNRAIKRHDLDAIYVTGPGHGGPALVASTYLEGTYSEVYPHISHDEEGLRHLFRQFSFPGGIPSHVAPETPGSINEGGELGYSLIHAYGAAFDNPDLLVCCVVGDGEAETGPLAAGWQANKFVDPARDGAVLPVLHLNGYKIANPTVLARIPRDELRALLEGFGHRPWFVEGSEPSDVHQTMATALDEAVCEIRRIQAEARAGHEAARVRWPMIVLVTPKGWTGPKEVDGRPAEGSFRSHQVPLADLAKRPEHLAQLEDWLRSYKPEELFDESGAVRPEITALAPEGDRRMGANPHANGGLLLRDLDRPDFRDYAVDLKAPATTSSEATRVLGGFLRDVVASNDDRFRIFGPDETVSNRLGAVFETTDRQWNAPRLVTDDHLAPSGRVVEVLSEHLCEGWLEGYLLTGRHGIFNCYEAFIHIVDAMFNQHAKWLKVTREIPWRRPIASLNYLLTSHVWRQDHNGFSHQDPGFIDHVVNKKAEIIRVYLPPDANCLLSVADHCLRSRNYVNVIVAGKQPSLNYLTMDEAIAHCTRGIGTWEWASNDGGQAPDVVLACAGDIPTLETVSAAAILRDVLPDVKVRVVNVVDLMRLQDAREHPHGLPDAEFDALFTADRPVIFAYHGYPWLIHRLTYRRTNHPNLHVRGYKEEGTTTTPFDMVMLNDMDRFHLVIDVIDRVPGLGARAAHVRQQMADERLRHRAYTRDVGDDMPDVRDWTWPAEDRAAPEPEPVRGLPG
- a CDS encoding glycoside hydrolase family 65 protein, which produces MRPQLEPWVHRETGWPPDDAAHSETMLSLSNGHLGIRGTLDEGAPAALPGTYLAGFFETRPIPYAERGAGDPEIDQVLVNVTDGTRIALFVEGEPLDLRTGTLLEHERVLDLRAGMLVRTLRWRSPGGHEIAVRSRRLVSLARPEIAGIAYEAEAIGRPLRLTVASDLAVRALARRATDDPREGAVLPADTLVARCSEHERRRALLAHQTRRSGHVVAAGMDHELIAGDGFAETIEADGSLARWTLTGTAEARRPIRLAKLLAYHGAPDAEPGTLLATVRRSLDVGRALGFERLAAMQHAALDDVWAHADIELEGDAEVQHALRYALFQLHQNAACAEGHAIPAKGLTGPGYSGHTFWDTEMFVLPALSYCAPDHAENALRWRASTLPKAKAKARRLGLRGAAFAWRTIGGEECSGYLPAGTAAFHVNAAIAHAAARHAAVSGDERFEREVAAPLLVEIARMWASLGYHDDRRGGRFSIDGVTGPDEYSTLVDNNLYTNLMAQANLRAAAALVDRLGSEALGVEPGEVVAWRRAADAMTIPYDPELNIHLQDEDFTRHAPFDFAAVAPEQCPLLLHVPYFELYRRQVIKQPDLVLAMTVRGDAFTDEQKRRNFAYYEALTVRDSSLAAGTQAVMAAEVGDVQLAYDYLAEAILLDHHDTARNTADGLHLAALAGGWAAVINGLAGLREDADRLSFAPRLPDGIPRLAFPLTYRGRRLRVEITPSDAPYAIESGDAIEVTHWGDVLQVRPGQPAAARIAPAKPAPTLRQPPGRAPERRRPTSLS
- a CDS encoding beta-phosphoglucomutase family hydrolase — translated: MSAHLRLPARITACLFDLDGVLTRTAEVHAAAWKQTFDAFLRRRGAGELARPFDADRDYGEYVDGRPRVDGVRAFLDARGITLPEGTPEDAASAETVHGLARRKNELVRALIASDGVKAYEGSVRFLAAARDAGLACALVTSSENATAVVDAAGLAHMFAATVDSTVAHTLGLAGKPAPDVFLEAARRLGVEPADAAVFEDALAGVAAGRAGAFGLVVGVDRVGRGAELRATGADIVVDDLAELLSER